The Daucus carota subsp. sativus chromosome 2, DH1 v3.0, whole genome shotgun sequence genome includes a window with the following:
- the LOC108207825 gene encoding uncharacterized protein LOC108207825, translated as MGPPTVTQRLEQLEEKANEVETTMAEMAATVVDRAIEAMRLSLTELIREHQTLAATKLGADFETLASRLEGRLNRSREHQETLINTIRTDQLKFQDEVKSTLAGLVASSGSGHGRVEGSGTAGGPVLGSGVGHAQGSVVTTGRLGGGYSGGFQGGGLGGGQTNWRYRKLDMPIFDGEDPDGWILRVERYFAFYKLTEDEMLEAVAVAMDGDALRWYQWENKRRPIRRWEDLKTFILRQFRSVSGGSLYEQWLSTTQSTTVKEYRRAFIETAAPLDRISEDILMGHFVNGLKEDIKAEVRVLNPLNLEQAMELAVRIEEKQRVTNSRKPNLSFIKTSAAVSSAKGLSGVGSYVAPLASTPGTIRSWGPASPESQGSVQSPQSVVSSKRSGEVKRLTEKELQEKRAKGLCYRCDDKWVMGHRCKRRELSVLLIDDEEEDLTSEDSEIVPSPPTEPVPEVSLNSVVGLSNPKTMKLRGIIGANQVVVLIDPGATHNFLSLKVVEAGGIVVTPSGNFGVSLGNGEAVRGTGLCKEVCVQLDGGLEVVEDFLPLELGSTDVILGVQWLEKLGEVMTNWKTQVMRFEKGGELVTLVGDPSLVRTKISLKAMYKTLKKSGGGYLIECQAVEKGSLQGNKHQMASHIPEFLRPLITQYQKVFDSPKGLPPSRGHEHSIVLKAGSDPVGVRPYRYPQNQKDEIERLITEMLAAGIIRPSTSPFSSPVLLVKKKDGSWRFCVDYRALNRETVPDKYPIPVIDELLDELHGAKIFTKLDLKSGYHQILVKAEDTHKTAFRTHDGHYEFLVMPFGLMNAPATFQALMNDLFRPLLRKTVLVFFDDILVYSRNPEEHYSHVATVLEILRTSSLYANLGKCEFGQTTLGYLGHVISDAGVEMDLDKVRAMTDWPRPRNLKELRGFLGLTGYYRKFIAAYAEIARPLTEQLRKDNFGWSSEATAAFEALKAAMTQAPVLAMPNFEELFVIETDASGYGLGAVLMQKNRPLAFYSKLLGVKAQQKSIYEKE; from the coding sequence ATGGGACCTCCAACTGTCACGCAACGTTTGGAACAATTGGAGGAAAAGGCGAATGAGGTTGAGACCACAATGGCGGAGATGGCTGCGACGGTTGTCGACCGCGCAATTGAGGCGATGCGCCTCTCTCTTACGGAGTTGATTCGGGAACACCAAACCCTAGCCGCCACTAAGTTGGGCGCGGATTTTGAAACCCTGGCGAGTCGGTTGGAGGGCCGCCTAAATCGAAGCCGTGAGCATCAGGAAACCCTAATCAACACCATCCGCACCGACCAATTGAAATTTCAGGACGAAGTGAAGTCCACCCTTGCGGGTCTGGTAGCTAGCTCCGGGTCGGGTCATGGGCGGGTTGAAGGGAGTGGGACGGCAGGAGGACCAGTGTTGGGTTCTGGGGTTGGCCATGCCCAGGGTTCCGTGGTAACAACTGGGCGTCTTGGAGGTGGGTATTCTGGTGGATTTCAGGGTGGTGGTTTGGGTGGAGGCCAAACTAACTGGCGTTACCGTAAGCTTGACATGCCCATTTTTGATGGGGAAGACCCTGATGGCTGGATCTTACGGGTTGAGCGCTATTTTGCGTTTTACAAGCTCACAGAGGATGAGATGCTTGAAGCGGTAGCAGTAGCAATGGATGGTGATGCTCTGCGCTGGTATCAATGGGAGAACAAGCGCCGACCGATTCGGCGGTGGGAGGACTTGAAAACATTCATACTTCGCCAGTTCAGATCGGTCAGTGGGGGCTCGTTGTACGAGCAGTGGCTGTCAACCACGCAGTCGACCACTGTGAAGGAATATAGGAGGGCTTTCATCGAGACTGCCGCACCTCTGGATAGAATTTCTGAGGACATTCTTATGGGGCACTTTGTTAATGGTCTCAAGGAGGACATCAAAGCTGAGGTACGAGTCTTAAACCCCCTTAATTTAGAGCAAGCTATGGAACTCGCTGTCCGTATTGAGGAGAAACAGAGGGTTACTAATTCTCGTAAGCCAAATCTGAGTTTCATTAAGACAAGTGCGGCTGTGTCTAGTGCTAAAGGGCTGTCAGGAGTAGGTTCGTATGTTGCTCCTTTGGCCAGCACTCCTGGCACCATTCGTAGCTGGGGTCCGGCTTCGCCCGAGTCTCAAGGGTCTGTCCAGTCTCCTCAAAGTGTGGTGAGCAGTAAACGTAGTGGGGAGGTGAAGAGGTTAACGGAGAAGGAGCTGCAAGAAAAAAGGGCTAAGGGGTTATGCTATAGGTGTGACGATAAATGGGTAATGGGTCATAGGTGCAAACGGAGGGAATTGAGTGTGCTGTTAATagatgatgaagaggaggatTTGACGAGCGAAGATAGTGAAATTGTACCTTCTCCTCCTACCGAGCCGGTGCCAGAAGTGTCACTCAATTCAGTGGTGGGTCTCTCAAATCCGAAGACGATGAAGTTGCGAGGTATAATTGGGGCTAATCAGGTAGTCGTGCTTATTGATCCGGGGGCGACCCATAACTTTTTGTCTCTCAAAGTAGTGGAAGCGGGGggaattgtggttactccatcCGGTAATTTTGGGGTTTCTCTCGGAAATGGTGAAGCGGTGCGAGGGACGGGACTTTGTAAAGAGGTTTGTGTGCAGTTGGATGGGGGATTAGAAGTGGTAGAGGATTTTTTGCCATTGGAATTGGGGAGCACAGATGTGATATTAGGCGTGCAGTGGCTCGAGAAGCTGGGGGAAGTGATGACTAACTGGAAAACGCAGGTGATGCGCTTCGAAAAAGGAGGTGAGTTGGTGACGTTAGTGGGGGATCCCTCTTTGGTGCGAACTAAGATATCCCTGAAAGCCATGTACAAGACACTAAAGAAGTCTGGTGGCGGGTATTTGATTGAATGCCAGGCAGTTGAGAAGGGGAGTTTGCAGGGGAACAAGCACCAGATGGCATCCCATATTCCTGAGTTTCTACGGCCACTGATTACTCAGTACCAGAAGGTCTTTGACAGTCCCAAAGGCCTCCCTCCGAGCCGTGGCCATGAACACTCGATTGTGTTAAAAGCTGGTAGTGACCCAGTGGGCGTTCGTCCGTATAGATACCCGCAGAATCAAAAGGATGAGATCGAGAGGCTAATCACAGAAATGTTGGCAGCCGGCATAATTAGACCCTCTACCAGTCCTTTTTCAAGCCCAGTCTTGTTGGTAAAAAAGAAAGACGGGTCATGGCGTTTCTGTGTTGATTATCGGGCCTTGAACCGTGAAACCGTGCCGGATAAATACCCAATCCCGGTTATCGATGAGCTGTTGGATGAGCTACACGGAGCAAAGATTTTTACTAAGTTGGATTTAAAATCGGGTTATCACCAGATCCTAGTAAAGGCGGAGGACACACATAAAACGGCATTCCGGACACATGATGGGCATTACGAATTTCTCGTAATGCCTTTTGGATTAATGAATGCGCCAGCAACGTTTCAAGCACTGATGAATGATTTGTTTCGACCCCTTCTGCGTAAGACAGTGTTGGTTTTTTTCGACGATATATTAGTGTATAGCAGGAACCCAGAGGAGCATTACAGTCATGTGGCCACAGTTTTGGAGATCTTGCGTACTAGCTCTCTGTACGCTAACTTGGGCAAGTGTGAGTTCGGACAGACTACTCTGGGTTATTTAGGACATGTCATTTCGGATGCTGGGGTGGAGATGGATTTGGACAAGGTAAGAGCCATGACAGATTGGCCAAGGCCACGAAACTTAAAGGAGTTAAGGGGTTTTCTCGGGTTAACCGGGTATTACAGAAAATTCATTGCAGCATATGCAGAAATAGCACGGCCATTGACCGAACAGTTGAGAAAAGACAATTTTGGATGGTCTTCTGAGGCTACAGCTGCGTTTGAAGCACTCAAGGCGGCCATGACTCAAGCCCCTGTACTGGCTATGCCGAATTTTGAAGAGCTGTTTGTGATTGAAACTGATGCCTCAGGCTACGGTCTTGGGGCGGTGTTGATGCAAAAGAACAGGCCGTTAGCATTCTACAGTAAGCTGTTGGGGGTGAAGGCACAGCAGAAGTCCATCTACGAAAAGGAATAA